The following are from one region of the Sandaracinus amylolyticus genome:
- a CDS encoding ExbD/TolR family protein — protein MASESNTPSGGHGEKATMAQVKGLVRRKLRKVPPHEEQSLNIYPMMDIMTIILVFMIMQVANETANISQSDELQLPWTTSTEQLTEALAIQISRTEVIVDGRPVVQLRNGTVDPSQKQGGANGFLITPLLNEMQQHRDRLKLIAQRNPRRPFTGEVQIIADRRTPFRTLSEIIYTIGQAEFAHMHFVALEETQGGGGGH, from the coding sequence ATGGCCTCCGAATCGAACACGCCCAGCGGCGGGCACGGCGAGAAGGCCACGATGGCCCAGGTGAAGGGCCTCGTGCGGCGCAAGCTGCGCAAGGTCCCGCCGCACGAAGAGCAGAGCCTGAACATCTATCCGATGATGGACATCATGACCATCATCCTGGTGTTCATGATCATGCAGGTCGCGAACGAGACGGCGAACATCTCGCAGAGCGACGAGCTGCAGCTCCCGTGGACGACGTCGACCGAGCAGCTCACGGAAGCGCTCGCGATCCAGATCTCGCGCACCGAGGTGATCGTCGATGGTCGTCCGGTGGTGCAGCTCCGCAACGGCACGGTGGACCCGAGCCAGAAGCAGGGCGGCGCGAACGGCTTCCTGATCACGCCGCTGCTCAACGAGATGCAGCAGCACCGCGATCGCCTGAAGCTGATCGCGCAGCGCAACCCGCGCCGTCCGTTCACGGGCGAGGTGCAGATCATCGCGGATCGTCGGACGCCGTTCCGGACGCTGAGCGAGATCATCTACACGATCGGTCAGGCCGAGTTCGCGCACATGCACTTCGTCGCCCTCGAGGAGACGCAGGGCGGCGGCGGCGGGCACTGA
- a CDS encoding MotA/TolQ/ExbB proton channel family protein, whose amino-acid sequence MEAIWHALRDGAPFSFINVAVLAIVLAIIAERFVYILTKYRVNSREFMAQIRKLVQAGNIDRAIKLCEAAPLPLLQVVKAGLTQVNRGDEAVIASMEERWAELHPELEKRIGALWTLANIATLVGLLGTISGLIRAFGALGSAAPAQRAALLAAGISEAMWNTALGLGIAVICMTFHLFLHSQAKKIKQDMELSTMKLENLLMQKGR is encoded by the coding sequence ATGGAAGCTATCTGGCATGCCCTCCGTGATGGCGCGCCGTTCTCGTTCATCAACGTCGCCGTCCTCGCCATCGTGCTGGCGATCATCGCGGAGCGCTTCGTCTACATCCTGACGAAGTACCGCGTGAACTCGCGTGAGTTCATGGCGCAGATCCGGAAGCTGGTGCAGGCCGGGAACATCGATCGCGCGATCAAGCTCTGCGAGGCAGCGCCGCTGCCCCTGCTGCAGGTCGTGAAGGCGGGCCTCACGCAGGTGAACCGCGGCGACGAGGCGGTCATCGCGTCGATGGAAGAGCGCTGGGCGGAGCTCCACCCCGAGCTCGAGAAGCGCATCGGCGCGCTGTGGACGCTCGCGAACATCGCGACGCTCGTCGGTCTGCTCGGCACCATCTCGGGCCTCATCCGCGCGTTCGGCGCGCTCGGCTCGGCGGCTCCGGCGCAGCGCGCGGCGCTCCTCGCGGCCGGTATCTCCGAGGCCATGTGGAACACGGCGCTCGGGCTCGGCATCGCCGTCATCTGCATGACGTTCCACCTGTTCCTCCACAGCCAGGCGAAGAAGATCAAGCAGGACATGGAGCTCTCGACGATGAAGCTCGAGAACCTGCTGATGCAGAAGGGCCGCTGA
- a CDS encoding ExbD/TolR family protein gives MPIHKPDRVLLHHVPLKFVRSKVAGGGRKSMDSQIPLVPFIDFLITLVVFLLSSFSASGELLSQRPNLVMPNATNAIDLELAPIVAIDARVVTLDGRRMADTPTLAANAGLERIEQLVSDLETLRRNWSILHAREPFPGTVIVQADRSIDFRVIKKVMFSAAQAGYTNISFAVNQAGGD, from the coding sequence ATGCCGATTCACAAGCCCGACCGAGTCCTTCTCCACCACGTCCCGCTCAAGTTCGTCCGCAGCAAGGTGGCGGGCGGCGGGCGCAAGTCGATGGACTCGCAGATCCCGCTGGTCCCCTTCATCGACTTCCTCATCACGCTGGTCGTCTTCCTGCTCTCGTCGTTCAGCGCGAGCGGTGAGCTGCTCTCGCAGCGCCCGAACCTCGTGATGCCGAACGCGACCAACGCGATCGACCTCGAGCTCGCGCCGATCGTCGCGATCGACGCGCGCGTCGTGACGCTCGACGGCCGCCGCATGGCGGACACGCCGACGCTCGCCGCGAACGCGGGCCTCGAGCGCATCGAGCAGCTCGTCTCGGACCTCGAGACGCTGCGCCGCAACTGGTCGATCCTCCACGCTCGCGAGCCCTTCCCGGGCACCGTGATCGTGCAGGCGGACCGCTCGATCGACTTCCGCGTGATCAAGAAGGTGATGTTCTCGGCGGCCCAGGCCGGCTACACGAACATCAGCTTCGCCGTGAACCAGGCCGGTGGAGACTGA
- a CDS encoding MotA/TolQ/ExbB proton channel family protein: MATLAHHFEEGGWGMYPILFWQIIAIGIIIERSIYLYRSSINRDVFLATMQKCILAGDIGRAIKLCSAANAPLARIVKAGLMKVNRPDSEVQAAMDEAALRELPKIESRTGYLALLANLAMLSGLLGTVTGLIAAFGAVANADAASRATMLARGISEAMNCTAFGLLAAIIALIGFAVLNGKTQGLLDDINGATVQVMNLVVNNRSKINLQGLQQAA; this comes from the coding sequence ATGGCAACGCTGGCGCACCACTTCGAAGAGGGCGGTTGGGGCATGTACCCCATCCTCTTCTGGCAGATCATCGCGATCGGCATCATCATCGAGCGCTCGATCTACCTGTACCGCAGCTCGATCAACCGCGACGTCTTCCTCGCCACGATGCAGAAGTGCATCCTCGCCGGCGACATCGGACGCGCGATCAAGCTCTGCTCGGCTGCGAACGCGCCGCTCGCCCGCATCGTCAAGGCGGGTCTCATGAAGGTCAATCGCCCCGACTCGGAAGTGCAGGCGGCGATGGACGAGGCCGCGCTTCGTGAGCTCCCGAAGATCGAGAGCCGCACGGGCTACCTCGCGCTGCTCGCGAACCTCGCGATGCTCTCGGGTCTTCTCGGCACCGTCACCGGTCTGATCGCCGCCTTCGGCGCGGTCGCGAACGCCGACGCCGCGAGCCGCGCGACGATGCTCGCCCGCGGTATCTCGGAGGCCATGAACTGCACGGCCTTCGGTCTGCTCGCCGCGATCATCGCGCTCATCGGCTTCGCCGTGCTCAACGGCAAGACGCAGGGCCTCCTCGACGACATCAACGGCGCGACCGTCCAGGTGATGAACCTGGTCGTGAACAACCGCTCCAAGATCAACCTCCAGGGCCTCCAGCAGGCGGCCTGA
- a CDS encoding ExbD/TolR family protein — MELTPRQQAYVRKRTKHDEPDPSEVAGELNIVPFLDIVVNLILFLLATSAQVMIVAELDAHLPSLSRGRRASSSTEQGSTLNLSVTIAESGIIVSGSGGKLAPGCTQMQSGRVITVPRGGDGTYNWRALTECVARVHSQFPDEDQVILSADPSIEYEHIIHAMDAVRAQGTDPLFPNVMLSAGVR; from the coding sequence ATGGAGCTGACGCCGCGCCAGCAGGCTTACGTCCGCAAGCGGACGAAGCACGACGAGCCCGATCCCAGCGAGGTCGCGGGCGAGCTCAACATCGTTCCGTTCCTCGACATCGTCGTGAACCTGATCCTCTTCCTGCTCGCCACGTCGGCGCAGGTGATGATCGTCGCCGAGCTCGACGCGCACCTGCCGTCGCTCTCGCGCGGTCGTCGTGCGTCGAGCTCGACGGAGCAGGGCAGCACGCTGAACCTCAGCGTCACGATCGCGGAGAGCGGCATCATCGTCTCGGGCTCGGGCGGCAAGCTCGCGCCGGGATGCACGCAGATGCAGTCGGGCCGCGTCATCACGGTCCCGCGCGGCGGGGACGGCACGTACAACTGGCGCGCGCTCACCGAGTGCGTCGCGCGGGTGCACTCGCAGTTCCCCGACGAGGATCAGGTGATCCTCAGCGCGGATCCGAGCATCGAGTACGAGCACATCATCCACGCGATGGACGCGGTGCGCGCGCAGGGAACGGACCCGCTGTTCCCGAACGTGATGCTCTCCGCGGGCGTCAGGTGA
- a CDS encoding ExbD/TolR family protein, whose translation MGGISVGGGHGGKKSVDSEIPLVPFIDLLLCCVMFLLVTAVWNRLARLDANQQVPGQAAQPDQPPPEETIRLYLQVTQAGFTIASTAGERIEIPKASGEYDLETLRTRLTERRTAEPNRRDLIVAPEDGVLYEDVIAAMDLAVGQGFEDVSLSDGAAL comes from the coding sequence ATGGGTGGCATTAGCGTCGGCGGTGGTCACGGCGGGAAGAAGAGCGTCGATTCCGAGATCCCGCTCGTCCCGTTCATCGATCTGCTCCTCTGCTGCGTCATGTTCCTGCTCGTCACGGCGGTGTGGAACCGCCTGGCGCGCCTCGACGCGAACCAGCAGGTCCCCGGTCAGGCCGCGCAGCCCGACCAGCCTCCTCCCGAGGAGACGATCCGCCTCTACCTGCAGGTGACGCAGGCGGGCTTCACCATCGCGTCGACCGCGGGTGAGCGCATCGAGATCCCGAAGGCGAGCGGTGAGTACGACCTCGAGACGCTTCGCACGCGTCTCACCGAGCGTCGCACCGCGGAGCCGAACCGTCGCGACCTGATCGTCGCGCCCGAGGACGGCGTTCTCTACGAGGACGTCATCGCGGCGATGGATCTCGCGGTGGGCCAGGGCTTCGAGGACGTGTCCCTTTCGGATGGAGCGGCGCTCTGA
- a CDS encoding serine/threonine-protein kinase, giving the protein MLVCPLCRIVLAKGEAVCPRDGQTPLSREPHPIPPAVAARFTIVEPFADGDSGTLYLADDKQTGRRGLLKLLRGATAWTVSERSRLKRELVKQATLTHPALVPPLATGEADSLIWLFREWIDGVSLSVRLARSGALTVPEALAVAAQVAGALDDLHRAGLLMRDLSPSHVLVQAQPSGVPKIALIDAGIAMRIPGAGEVTGKPGYVSPEHVSGKLVSFRSDLYSLGCVIHEMLTGTPVFRGTTEHVLEAQRSQSAPQIGVSLPSGVAALIGQLLLKEPRDRPFSAQQVRRTLEPFLPQDATSTKREATAEFAIGEHLATPSAKGSGTLRPPTRKQTLVGIALPKPTADRTQELTSLDLAQAERVLANRAEPTQELTPLDLAQAERVLAKSADRTQELTPLDLARAEQVLGASRAETSRSGAPPPFRRDADPTTPLTPADLRIARPTPRSAPPPAPGAKSPRPKSTPPLPYAIRPVAPGNAAVRTAVGMPAPEPLPAPIVAKAPPPKTPEPKTPEVKAPEPKNGAAVLPTAEAAPTAVDATPPPAETPEAPAAIEPAPQAEEPAVPEAPEPRDSYEALGGDDDAPEDDAPVPTIELPIAASPEPSSASSSASVSALTTGELAAVPGLRQRPTPYLVIVAFCVIAGATGLLGSYLFSSSETEPTTVSAPAAPPPTPVAVAPAAATPTSAAPSAPAAPPPTPPAVVEAPAPEPPPEAAEAAPSEPVAVAPEPEPEPAAAAPEPAPAAAPEPTPPPARTSEPEARSSRRDRRRSRGGSSHAEAPAARPVIASSVGSSSTASSGGGDFDQLRNEARAAFQARRYADAARAYERASRIRPRDASVWSGLGAARMQSGNTAGAVQAYRQAISIEPRNARYHVALGRALAAAGDRARARQSFEQALRIDPRNADARAQLARL; this is encoded by the coding sequence ATGCTCGTCTGCCCGCTCTGCCGGATCGTCCTCGCGAAGGGCGAGGCGGTCTGCCCGCGCGATGGGCAGACGCCTCTGTCGCGCGAGCCGCACCCCATCCCGCCCGCCGTCGCGGCGCGTTTCACGATCGTCGAGCCCTTCGCCGACGGCGACTCGGGCACGCTCTACCTCGCCGACGACAAGCAGACCGGACGACGCGGTCTCCTCAAGCTGCTGCGCGGCGCGACCGCGTGGACGGTCTCGGAGCGCAGCCGCCTCAAGCGCGAGCTCGTGAAGCAGGCGACGCTCACGCATCCCGCGCTCGTGCCGCCGCTCGCGACGGGCGAAGCAGACTCGTTGATCTGGCTCTTCCGCGAGTGGATCGACGGAGTCTCGCTCTCGGTGCGCCTCGCGCGCTCGGGCGCGCTGACGGTGCCGGAAGCGCTCGCCGTCGCGGCGCAGGTCGCGGGCGCGCTCGACGATCTGCATCGCGCCGGGCTGCTGATGCGCGATCTCTCGCCCTCGCACGTGCTCGTGCAGGCGCAGCCGAGCGGCGTGCCGAAGATCGCGCTGATCGACGCGGGCATCGCGATGCGCATCCCGGGCGCCGGCGAGGTCACGGGCAAGCCGGGCTACGTCTCGCCCGAGCACGTCTCGGGCAAGCTCGTCAGCTTCCGCAGCGACCTCTACTCGCTCGGCTGCGTCATCCACGAGATGCTGACGGGCACGCCCGTCTTCCGCGGCACGACCGAGCACGTGCTCGAGGCGCAGCGCTCGCAGAGCGCGCCGCAGATCGGCGTCTCGTTGCCCTCGGGCGTCGCCGCGCTGATCGGACAGCTGCTGCTCAAGGAGCCGCGCGATCGCCCGTTCTCGGCGCAGCAGGTGCGGCGCACGCTCGAGCCCTTCCTCCCGCAGGACGCGACGAGCACGAAGCGCGAGGCGACGGCGGAGTTCGCGATCGGCGAGCACCTGGCGACGCCGAGCGCCAAGGGCAGCGGCACGCTGCGCCCGCCGACGCGCAAGCAGACGCTCGTGGGCATCGCGCTGCCGAAGCCGACGGCGGATCGCACGCAGGAGCTGACCTCGCTCGATCTCGCGCAGGCCGAGCGCGTGCTCGCGAACCGCGCGGAGCCGACGCAGGAGCTCACGCCGCTCGATCTCGCGCAGGCGGAGCGCGTGCTCGCGAAGAGCGCGGATCGCACGCAGGAGCTCACGCCGCTCGATCTGGCGCGCGCCGAGCAGGTGCTCGGTGCATCGCGCGCCGAGACGTCGCGCAGCGGCGCGCCGCCGCCGTTCCGACGCGACGCCGATCCCACGACGCCGCTGACGCCCGCGGACCTGCGGATCGCGCGTCCGACCCCGCGCTCGGCGCCGCCGCCGGCGCCCGGCGCGAAGTCGCCGCGCCCGAAGAGCACCCCGCCGCTGCCCTACGCGATCCGGCCGGTCGCGCCGGGCAACGCAGCGGTGCGGACCGCGGTGGGCATGCCGGCGCCCGAGCCGCTCCCGGCTCCGATCGTCGCGAAGGCACCGCCGCCCAAGACGCCCGAGCCCAAGACGCCCGAAGTGAAGGCGCCCGAGCCGAAGAACGGCGCGGCAGTCCTTCCCACCGCCGAGGCAGCGCCGACCGCCGTCGACGCCACTCCTCCGCCCGCCGAGACGCCCGAAGCCCCCGCCGCGATCGAGCCCGCGCCGCAAGCCGAGGAGCCCGCCGTCCCCGAAGCGCCCGAGCCGAGGGACAGCTACGAAGCGCTCGGCGGCGACGACGACGCGCCCGAGGACGACGCCCCGGTCCCCACGATCGAGCTCCCGATCGCCGCGAGCCCCGAGCCGTCGAGCGCGAGCAGCTCCGCGAGCGTCTCGGCGCTCACCACGGGCGAGCTGGCCGCGGTGCCCGGGCTGCGCCAGCGCCCGACCCCCTACCTCGTCATCGTCGCGTTCTGCGTCATCGCCGGCGCGACCGGGCTCCTCGGCAGCTACCTCTTCTCGAGCAGCGAGACCGAGCCCACCACGGTGTCGGCGCCGGCCGCGCCCCCTCCCACGCCCGTCGCCGTCGCGCCCGCCGCGGCGACCCCCACCAGCGCGGCTCCCAGCGCCCCGGCAGCGCCGCCCCCGACGCCGCCGGCAGTCGTCGAGGCTCCGGCCCCCGAGCCGCCTCCCGAGGCCGCCGAAGCGGCCCCGAGCGAGCCCGTCGCGGTCGCCCCCGAGCCGGAGCCCGAGCCCGCTGCCGCGGCGCCCGAGCCTGCCCCCGCGGCGGCGCCCGAGCCCACGCCGCCCCCCGCCCGCACGTCGGAGCCCGAGGCGCGCTCGTCCCGTCGCGATCGCCGCCGCTCGCGGGGCGGCTCCTCGCACGCCGAAGCGCCCGCCGCGCGCCCGGTGATCGCATCGTCGGTCGGCTCCTCGTCGACCGCATCGAGCGGCGGCGGCGACTTCGACCAGCTCCGCAACGAAGCGCGCGCCGCCTTCCAGGCGCGTCGCTACGCCGACGCCGCCCGCGCCTACGAGCGCGCCAGCCGCATTCGTCCTCGCGACGCCAGCGTGTGGTCGGGGCTCGGCGCCGCGCGCATGCAGTCCGGCAACACCGCGGGCGCGGTGCAGGCCTATCGCCAGGCGATCTCGATCGAGCCGCGCAACGCGCGCTACCACGTCGCGCTCGGCCGCGCGCTCGCCGCCGCCGGGGATCGCGCCCGCGCCCGCCAGTCGTTCGAGCAGGCGCTGCGCATCGATCCCCGCAACGCCGACGCCCGCGCCCAGCTCGCGCGCCTCTAG